The following DNA comes from Ornithobacterium rhinotracheale DSM 15997.
TTGTCCGATAGTTATATGATGGCTTTAGGATTTGGCGTAGGATTTGGCGTAGGCTTTGGCTCGGCAGCAATTTTTACAGCCATAATTTTGGGTTTAAATTTAAATCAGTTGCTAAGCTTTTTTGCCAAGTCTAAACACTTAAAGTATTTTGTCTTAGCAGTCTTAATCTATATCCCGACTTTGCCTATTTCTGAATTTTTAGCAGGACTGGTACCTACGGATTCTCCAGAATATTTGGCAAGGTGGTACGAGCAAATGGAAAGCACTTTTGAAGGGATTTTAAAAGATCCAATTCCCGCATTTATTTCTGTATCCATTTTAGCCCCATTGCTAGAAGAATTAATCTTTAGAGGTTTGATCCTGAGAGGATTATTAAATAGTGGGAAAAATCCATATTTTTCCATCATTTTTGTTTCTCTGTTATTTGGCTTGGCACACGGCAATCCTTGGCAATTCTTGGCAGCTGGATTTTTAGGATTTATCTTAGGTTTTATTTACTGGAGAACGAGAGATTTATGGATATGTATATTTCTTCATTTCTTTAATAATACCATTAGTTTTATTCTAACATCGATCATGGGCAAAGACTTGGACGACAATATTTTTGAACCAAATTATTTATTAATTTTTGCAGCAATTTTAGGCGTAGTAGCTACAATGTATTTATTTTATAAACAAACACAAAAAGACCAATTACAAAACATATGAAACTAGTATTTGCCACACACAATCAGCACAAAGTAGAGGAAGTGCAAAAAATGCTACCAGACTTTGAAAT
Coding sequences within:
- a CDS encoding CPBP family intramembrane glutamic endopeptidase, with translation MKIENLNNYKLSYWGAFGVFLFVVLIANVATLPFIALQLFLHLSDSYMMALGFGVGFGVGFGSAAIFTAIILGLNLNQLLSFFAKSKHLKYFVLAVLIYIPTLPISEFLAGLVPTDSPEYLARWYEQMESTFEGILKDPIPAFISVSILAPLLEELIFRGLILRGLLNSGKNPYFSIIFVSLLFGLAHGNPWQFLAAGFLGFILGFIYWRTRDLWICIFLHFFNNTISFILTSIMGKDLDDNIFEPNYLLIFAAILGVVATMYLFYKQTQKDQLQNI